One segment of Anatilimnocola aggregata DNA contains the following:
- a CDS encoding M90 family metallopeptidase, which yields MFFPWGRRARRQKLLQSPVPALWEETLEHQVPLYGLLPADLRTRLIGKARIVVAERIWGGGDGLAVTEEMKIVVAAQAVVLLAGDEGYLYERLPAIQLYPEYIAARPRRGDGGPHVGVRLGDSWQGGNVRLSWPAVFEGAEDPQDGSNVVFHEMAHHLDSLDGQMGGEPPLTTESLQKRWPGVKVEFQRLVQQLMHNRQTWLDPYAAESPAEFFAVVTEAFFEEPAGLAEHHPELFTTFAELYRVDPRAWFEQ from the coding sequence ATGTTCTTTCCCTGGGGCCGCAGAGCCCGCCGCCAAAAACTGCTCCAGTCACCCGTGCCCGCGCTGTGGGAAGAGACACTTGAGCATCAGGTGCCGTTGTATGGACTGTTGCCGGCCGACCTGCGCACGCGTTTGATCGGCAAAGCGCGAATCGTCGTGGCCGAGCGCATTTGGGGCGGGGGCGATGGCCTGGCAGTGACGGAAGAAATGAAGATCGTCGTCGCTGCGCAGGCGGTGGTACTGCTGGCTGGTGACGAAGGGTATCTCTACGAAAGGCTCCCGGCGATTCAGCTTTATCCAGAGTACATTGCGGCTCGTCCGCGGCGGGGCGATGGTGGGCCACATGTGGGCGTGCGGCTCGGCGATTCCTGGCAAGGTGGCAACGTGCGCCTTTCGTGGCCAGCTGTGTTCGAAGGGGCTGAGGATCCGCAGGATGGGAGCAACGTCGTCTTCCATGAAATGGCCCACCACCTCGATAGTCTCGATGGACAGATGGGTGGCGAGCCGCCTCTGACGACTGAATCGCTACAAAAGCGCTGGCCCGGAGTGAAGGTCGAGTTTCAGCGCCTGGTGCAACAACTGATGCACAATCGCCAGACCTGGCTCGATCCCTATGCGGCCGAAAGCCCGGCAGAGTTCTTTGCCGTCGTAACCGAGGCCTTCTTCGAAGAACCCGCTGGCTTGGCCGAACACCACCCCGAACTATTCACCACGTTTGCCGAGCTCTATCGAGTCGATCCCCGCGCCTGGTTTGAGCAGTAA
- the infA gene encoding translation initiation factor IF-1 gives MAEKEEALVVAGTVTQALANTRFRVQLETGGEVLAHVAGRMRKNFIRIVPGDKVNVELSPYDLEKGRIVYRER, from the coding sequence ATGGCGGAGAAAGAAGAAGCCCTGGTCGTTGCCGGTACGGTGACGCAGGCGCTGGCGAATACGCGGTTTCGCGTGCAGCTAGAAACTGGTGGCGAAGTTCTGGCCCACGTGGCAGGTCGGATGCGTAAAAACTTCATCCGTATCGTTCCTGGCGATAAGGTGAACGTCGAGTTGTCTCCTTACGATCTGGAAAAAGGTCGCATCGTTTACCGCGAACGATAG
- a CDS encoding DUF4261 domain-containing protein, protein MGIAVPFVPYRAQAKLSPSAIKAALVERWPELPEPVVNKKANDQITLDVGDDAYIAQIVRAPVPWNQVEPMCSGAWMWPKAAEELKPCVGHLIATVVTQDPSPVHGATQLTRFCTAILASCAEAPGVMWGSSGHLVPSGVFQDFATSVMSAGPPWYIWADFREGQVAPGKTSGFTRGLTDFGLMELEAENTPEPPGELRERFFGLANYLLENGPVIKDGDTIGEDENERIRVVYSPSAFGNPEQVMKLLYEPTRPAKKKGWFG, encoded by the coding sequence ATGGGCATCGCCGTTCCGTTTGTTCCCTATCGTGCGCAGGCCAAGTTGTCTCCCTCGGCAATCAAGGCCGCGCTGGTCGAGCGCTGGCCAGAATTGCCGGAGCCAGTCGTCAACAAGAAGGCCAACGATCAGATCACACTCGACGTGGGCGATGATGCTTACATCGCGCAAATCGTGCGGGCCCCGGTGCCGTGGAATCAAGTCGAACCGATGTGCAGCGGAGCATGGATGTGGCCGAAAGCGGCCGAGGAACTGAAGCCCTGCGTGGGGCACTTGATTGCGACCGTCGTCACGCAAGATCCGTCGCCCGTCCATGGCGCAACGCAACTCACTCGTTTCTGCACAGCCATTCTCGCCTCCTGCGCAGAGGCTCCCGGTGTGATGTGGGGCTCGAGCGGGCACCTGGTTCCTTCGGGCGTGTTTCAGGATTTCGCCACCAGCGTGATGAGTGCCGGGCCTCCCTGGTATATCTGGGCGGACTTCCGCGAAGGACAAGTGGCGCCGGGCAAAACGAGCGGCTTCACACGCGGCCTGACCGACTTCGGCCTGATGGAGCTCGAAGCGGAAAACACTCCTGAGCCTCCGGGAGAATTGCGCGAACGTTTCTTCGGGCTGGCGAATTATCTGTTGGAGAACGGGCCGGTGATCAAGGACGGTGATACCATCGGCGAAGACGAAAATGAACGCATCCGAGTCGTCTATTCTCCTTCCGCTTTCGGCAATCCAGAGCAAGTGATGAAACTCCTCTACGAACCCACCAGGCCGGCGAAGAAAAAAGGCTGGTTCGGTTAA
- a CDS encoding dipeptidase, with protein sequence MFLVDGHLDLSMNALEWNRDLTLPLADVRRREKGKTDKVDRGVGVCTFPEMRKGKIGLCIATQIARYVAEGNNLPGWHAPEIAWAQTQGQLAYYRAMERAGQMKQIVDRAGLAQHVALWQNNPPADAPIGYVLSLEGADSIVDLSYLETAYESGLRAIGPAHYGPGRYSPGTGAEGGLTAAGFELVKEMQRLGIILDATHLTDEAFWDAMKIYDGPVWASHQNCRALVPHQRQFSDEQLKELIRRDAVIGAAFDAWMMVPNWTRGKTTPQETGCKIETIALHIDHICQLAGTARHCAIGSDLDGGYGLEQTALDLDSIADLQQVGVILKKRGYSDADVAGIMHGNWVRKLGDSLPK encoded by the coding sequence ATGTTTCTGGTCGATGGTCATCTCGATCTGTCGATGAACGCGCTCGAATGGAATCGCGACCTCACCTTGCCGCTGGCTGATGTGCGCCGGCGCGAAAAAGGAAAAACCGATAAAGTCGATCGTGGCGTGGGGGTCTGCACGTTTCCCGAAATGCGAAAGGGGAAGATTGGCCTCTGCATCGCCACGCAAATTGCCCGCTATGTCGCCGAAGGGAATAACCTGCCGGGCTGGCATGCTCCGGAAATTGCCTGGGCACAAACGCAGGGCCAGCTTGCCTATTACCGGGCGATGGAACGGGCCGGGCAGATGAAACAGATTGTCGATCGCGCGGGACTCGCCCAGCACGTGGCGCTGTGGCAAAATAATCCGCCCGCTGATGCGCCGATTGGCTACGTCCTGTCGCTGGAAGGAGCCGATTCGATCGTCGACCTCAGCTATCTCGAAACAGCGTATGAGAGTGGCCTGCGGGCGATTGGCCCGGCCCACTATGGTCCCGGTCGTTACAGTCCCGGTACCGGCGCGGAAGGTGGCCTGACGGCAGCCGGCTTTGAGCTCGTCAAAGAAATGCAGCGGCTCGGCATCATTCTCGATGCGACGCACCTGACCGACGAAGCGTTTTGGGATGCGATGAAAATCTACGATGGTCCGGTCTGGGCCAGCCATCAAAACTGCCGCGCACTGGTGCCGCATCAACGCCAATTCAGCGACGAGCAATTGAAAGAACTGATTCGCCGCGATGCGGTGATCGGCGCTGCCTTCGATGCGTGGATGATGGTGCCGAACTGGACTCGCGGCAAAACCACGCCGCAAGAGACAGGCTGCAAAATCGAAACCATTGCCCTGCATATCGATCATATTTGCCAATTGGCCGGCACCGCGCGGCACTGCGCGATTGGCTCCGACCTCGACGGCGGTTACGGGCTGGAACAGACGGCCCTCGATCTCGATTCGATTGCCGACCTGCAGCAAGTTGGCGTCATTTTGAAAAAGCGAGGCTACAGCGATGCAGATGTCGCCGGTATCATGCACGGTAATTGGGTGCGCAAACTGGGCGACAGCTTGCCGAAGTAA
- a CDS encoding fumarylacetoacetate hydrolase family protein, producing MKLAKYVLPSGKPGVGRVEGDQILPLHTTDGPIHSLAELLDAEDPYATAEFMTHTSDAVPLASVELLPPIDQQEVWAAGVTYKRSRTARMEESATAASCYDRVYASPRPEIFFKASPSRCSGPNKPLRIRVDSDWNVPEPELALVLNSRLELVGFTIGNDMSSRDIEGDNPLYLPQAKVYNQCCGLGPWITLHRDMPPAAEIGIALAIHRGGAKVFEGHTSVAQMARSFENLIGWLGRDQSFPTGCFLLTGTGIVPDNSFTLHAGDVVEITIDGIGTLKNPIVRG from the coding sequence ATGAAGTTGGCCAAATACGTTCTTCCATCGGGCAAGCCTGGCGTCGGTCGCGTGGAAGGAGATCAGATCCTGCCGCTCCATACGACGGATGGTCCGATCCATTCGCTGGCTGAACTGCTGGATGCCGAAGATCCTTACGCAACCGCCGAGTTCATGACGCACACGAGCGACGCTGTGCCGCTGGCGAGTGTGGAACTGCTCCCGCCCATCGATCAGCAGGAAGTCTGGGCCGCCGGCGTGACCTACAAGCGCAGCCGCACTGCTCGCATGGAAGAATCAGCGACCGCAGCGTCGTGCTACGACCGGGTCTATGCGTCGCCCCGGCCGGAGATTTTCTTCAAGGCATCGCCCAGCCGATGCTCGGGTCCGAACAAGCCGCTCCGCATTCGCGTCGACTCCGATTGGAACGTCCCCGAGCCCGAACTGGCCCTGGTGCTGAACAGCAGGCTGGAGCTTGTGGGCTTCACCATCGGCAACGATATGAGCAGCCGCGATATCGAAGGAGACAACCCGCTCTATCTGCCGCAAGCCAAGGTCTACAACCAATGCTGCGGCCTTGGTCCCTGGATCACCTTGCATCGCGACATGCCGCCGGCCGCGGAAATCGGCATCGCGCTCGCCATTCATCGCGGCGGTGCGAAAGTCTTCGAAGGACACACTTCCGTCGCCCAAATGGCCCGCTCCTTCGAAAATCTCATCGGCTGGCTCGGTCGCGACCAAAGCTTTCCCACCGGCTGCTTCCTCCTCACCGGCACCGGCATCGTCCCAGATAACAGCTTCACGCTGCACGCTGGCGACGTAGTCGAAATCACCATCGACGGCATCGGCACGCTGAAGAATCCGATTGTGCGGGGATAG
- a CDS encoding DUF1963 domain-containing protein has product MPSKSAPLSRLSPQSRKLLKSLIRKHALAAVEYAILSAAEEYVLLILNGREDYSVLGSSRYGGVPDLPVSMPWPRSERGFLTFLMQVNLAEVPKLFRNPLPKKGLLYFFVEDDTGAADVDAKIVFVDAKSVQLKKAKPPSHEQFSRPDYLGLKAHKLRLGFGIDVPSYFSPLFQFVEKSVAENGLGTAEDRLVALVREAARGNGRYDEAGQLLGSAFTHGGDPCMAAFLHSQGKLDRLYDSQYQRRNHKSIDAGARQWKLLWTIGSSRKVKSCFGDFGSLQAFINTEDLKRQDFSRTYFSAESS; this is encoded by the coding sequence ATGCCAAGCAAATCGGCACCACTTTCTCGACTCTCGCCGCAGTCGAGAAAACTCCTCAAATCGCTCATTCGTAAGCATGCCTTAGCGGCCGTTGAATACGCAATCTTGTCTGCTGCAGAAGAGTATGTGCTGTTAATACTCAACGGCCGCGAGGATTACTCAGTCCTTGGTAGTTCTCGCTACGGTGGTGTGCCAGACCTGCCAGTATCCATGCCTTGGCCCAGGTCAGAGCGAGGGTTCCTCACATTCCTGATGCAAGTGAATCTGGCCGAGGTGCCCAAGCTATTCAGAAATCCACTTCCTAAAAAAGGTCTGCTCTACTTTTTCGTCGAGGATGATACTGGAGCCGCCGACGTCGATGCCAAGATTGTTTTTGTTGACGCAAAATCTGTTCAACTCAAGAAAGCGAAGCCGCCTAGTCACGAACAATTCTCCCGGCCTGATTATCTCGGATTGAAAGCACATAAGCTGCGACTTGGATTCGGGATTGATGTTCCTTCTTACTTCTCACCTCTGTTCCAGTTTGTAGAGAAGTCGGTCGCAGAAAACGGACTTGGCACTGCCGAAGATCGATTGGTCGCCCTTGTCCGAGAGGCGGCAAGAGGCAACGGTCGATATGATGAAGCGGGGCAATTACTGGGTTCAGCGTTCACCCATGGTGGGGATCCTTGCATGGCAGCCTTTCTGCATTCGCAGGGCAAACTTGATCGGCTTTATGATTCCCAATACCAACGGCGCAACCATAAGTCGATTGACGCTGGAGCGCGTCAATGGAAACTCCTCTGGACGATCGGATCGAGCCGTAAAGTAAAGTCCTGTTTCGGTGACTTTGGCAGTTTGCAGGCATTCATCAACACGGAGGATTTAAAGCGGCAGGACTTTTCACGCACCTACTTCAGCGCTGAATCGAGTTAG
- the asnB gene encoding asparagine synthase (glutamine-hydrolyzing) — translation MCGIAGAIWTKPERAIELPVLERMTSALKHRGPDDQGLYQNGYRVRPPYDAQPGIALGHRRLSIIDLAGGHQPLANEDETVWVVFNGEIYNFVDLRRRLEGSGHKFRTDSDTETIVHLYEDEGPECFAHLAGMFSIAIWDSNRRRLVLGRDRLGKKPLVYRHEAGRLLFASELKSLLQVPGAPRDIDFSAIDEYLTYQYVPHPNTIFRGYKKLPPGHFAVWQDDELQVRPYWQPDFTAEHPCAEIEAVERVRELLNSAVKTRLRSDVPLGAFLSGGIDSSLIVALMQQQAGERVKTFTIGFPIKEYDESPYAERVAKHLGTDHQTLRVDPDAVRVLPQLAYHYDEPFGDSSAVPTWYVSQLTREHVTVALSGDGGDELFAGYPRYRAAALGGWFDRVPMIRSLFAANLWQSLPSSGRQKSRVRQFKRFASSLSLTPERRYLDWISIFNEARRGELYNEDFLAQLPNSDPAGFLLAAWKRTKGRDPISAASLTDLVTYLPCDLMTKVDIASMAHGLEIRAPFLDHRLVEFAAGLPVKFKHRNRRGKWLLKRAFGELLPNEVWQRPKMGFGVPLDHWFRNELRPLVRETLLDGQCTTQWFRREAISELIEDHEQRRFDHSARIWSLLMLELWLREWGGPQIPNLPAPTTSVTEAPSL, via the coding sequence ATGTGCGGCATTGCGGGAGCCATTTGGACGAAGCCGGAGCGGGCGATTGAGTTGCCCGTGCTCGAGCGGATGACGAGTGCGTTGAAGCACCGTGGGCCGGACGATCAAGGGCTGTATCAAAACGGTTATCGCGTGCGCCCGCCCTACGATGCCCAGCCTGGGATCGCGTTGGGGCATCGCCGCCTGTCAATCATCGACCTCGCTGGCGGCCATCAGCCTTTGGCCAATGAAGACGAAACCGTCTGGGTCGTCTTCAATGGCGAGATTTACAACTTTGTCGACTTGCGCCGCAGGCTGGAAGGCTCGGGGCACAAGTTCCGGACCGATAGCGACACCGAAACCATCGTCCACTTGTATGAAGACGAAGGGCCCGAGTGCTTCGCCCATCTCGCCGGCATGTTTTCGATTGCCATATGGGACAGCAACCGCCGGCGCCTCGTCCTCGGTCGCGATCGCCTCGGCAAAAAGCCACTCGTTTATCGGCACGAAGCAGGCAGGCTGCTGTTCGCCAGCGAGCTCAAAAGCCTGTTGCAAGTTCCAGGCGCGCCTCGCGACATCGATTTCTCGGCCATCGATGAATACCTGACCTATCAATATGTCCCGCACCCAAACACGATCTTTCGCGGTTACAAGAAACTGCCTCCCGGTCATTTCGCGGTTTGGCAGGACGACGAGCTGCAGGTGCGGCCCTACTGGCAGCCCGATTTTACGGCCGAACATCCCTGCGCCGAAATAGAAGCCGTGGAACGCGTGCGCGAGCTGCTCAATTCCGCTGTGAAAACTCGCTTGCGCAGTGATGTGCCGCTCGGCGCGTTTCTGTCAGGCGGAATCGACTCCTCTTTGATCGTCGCCCTGATGCAGCAGCAGGCTGGCGAGCGCGTCAAAACGTTCACGATTGGTTTTCCGATCAAAGAGTACGACGAATCGCCGTATGCCGAGCGCGTCGCGAAGCATCTAGGAACCGATCATCAAACGTTGCGCGTCGATCCCGATGCGGTGAGGGTGTTGCCGCAACTGGCCTATCACTACGATGAACCTTTCGGCGATAGCAGCGCGGTTCCCACCTGGTATGTCTCGCAACTTACTCGCGAGCATGTCACGGTCGCGCTGAGCGGCGATGGTGGCGACGAATTGTTCGCCGGCTATCCTCGCTATCGAGCCGCGGCACTGGGGGGCTGGTTCGACCGGGTGCCAATGATCCGCAGCCTGTTCGCGGCGAACCTTTGGCAATCGCTCCCATCGTCGGGGCGGCAGAAGTCTCGCGTCCGGCAGTTCAAGCGCTTTGCGAGTAGTTTGTCACTGACACCCGAGCGGCGGTATCTCGACTGGATTTCCATCTTCAACGAAGCGCGCCGGGGCGAGTTGTATAACGAAGATTTCTTGGCGCAATTGCCCAATTCCGATCCCGCGGGTTTTCTGCTTGCGGCCTGGAAGCGGACCAAAGGTCGCGACCCGATTTCCGCCGCGTCACTCACCGACCTGGTGACGTATCTGCCATGTGACCTGATGACGAAGGTCGATATTGCCTCAATGGCCCATGGCCTGGAAATTCGCGCTCCGTTTCTCGATCACCGACTCGTTGAATTCGCCGCAGGTTTACCGGTGAAGTTCAAACATCGCAATCGCCGCGGCAAATGGCTGCTCAAGCGGGCGTTTGGCGAGTTGTTGCCAAACGAAGTCTGGCAACGGCCCAAGATGGGTTTTGGTGTGCCGCTCGATCATTGGTTCCGGAACGAACTCCGCCCACTGGTGCGAGAGACGTTGCTCGATGGACAGTGTACGACGCAATGGTTCCGCCGCGAGGCGATCTCAGAACTGATCGAAGACCACGAGCAGCGACGCTTCGATCATAGCGCCCGGATCTGGTCACTATTGATGCTCGAGCTATGGCTGCGCGAGTGGGGCGGACCGCAGATTCCCAACTTGCCTGCGCCGACAACCTCCGTCACTGAGGCGCCCAGTTTGTAG
- the glgC gene encoding glucose-1-phosphate adenylyltransferase yields MKNILAVILAGGKGTRLEPLTRDRAKPAVPFGGLYRIIDFTLSNCINSSFRKILLLTQYKAMSLDRHINLGWRHYFNREMGEFIDVVPPQQRIDEQWYQGTADAVYQNIYVLEKERPEYVVILAGDHIYKMNYESMVQYHQETKADLTVGVLRVTPQEGTQFGIVQVDTENRIIGFQEKPANPRTIPGDDAHCLGSMGIYVFTARFLFEQLCRDATKTGSRHDFGRDIIPAIIDTHKVVAFPFRDENRKSDAYWRDVGTLDAYYEANMDLISVDPLLNLYDDTWPIRTFQANIPPPKFVFGSRGEQDRCGRAIDSVVCQGTIISGGLVERSIVGPLCRVNSYSHVADSILFEGVDIGRHSRVKRCIIDKGVKVPAGVEIGYDLELDRRRGFTISDNGIVVIAKDDGLEHMLQQGRG; encoded by the coding sequence ATGAAGAATATCCTGGCTGTCATCCTCGCGGGTGGCAAAGGCACGCGACTGGAACCACTTACGCGCGATCGTGCCAAGCCGGCGGTCCCCTTTGGTGGCCTCTACCGCATCATCGACTTCACTCTTTCGAACTGTATCAACAGTAGTTTTCGCAAGATCCTGCTGCTCACGCAGTACAAGGCGATGAGTCTCGATCGGCACATCAATCTCGGTTGGCGTCACTATTTCAATCGCGAGATGGGCGAGTTCATCGACGTGGTGCCGCCCCAACAGCGGATTGATGAACAGTGGTATCAAGGGACTGCTGACGCCGTTTATCAAAACATCTATGTGCTTGAAAAAGAGCGCCCCGAATATGTGGTGATCCTCGCGGGCGACCACATCTACAAGATGAATTACGAATCGATGGTGCAGTACCATCAGGAAACCAAAGCCGACCTGACGGTGGGTGTGCTCCGCGTCACGCCGCAGGAAGGAACCCAGTTCGGGATTGTGCAGGTCGATACCGAAAACCGGATTATTGGCTTTCAAGAGAAACCCGCGAATCCGCGCACGATCCCTGGCGACGATGCTCACTGCCTGGGCTCGATGGGCATTTATGTCTTCACAGCCCGGTTCTTATTCGAACAATTGTGCCGCGATGCGACCAAAACCGGCAGCCGGCACGACTTCGGCCGCGACATCATTCCGGCAATTATCGACACGCATAAAGTCGTAGCATTTCCGTTCCGTGACGAAAACCGCAAGAGTGATGCTTACTGGCGCGATGTCGGCACGCTCGATGCTTACTACGAAGCCAACATGGATCTGATCTCGGTCGATCCGCTCCTCAATCTGTACGACGATACCTGGCCGATCCGAACTTTTCAGGCCAACATTCCGCCGCCGAAGTTCGTCTTTGGCAGTCGCGGCGAGCAGGATCGCTGCGGCCGCGCGATTGACAGCGTGGTTTGCCAAGGGACGATCATCTCGGGCGGGCTTGTCGAGCGCTCGATTGTCGGTCCTCTTTGCCGCGTGAATAGTTACTCGCACGTCGCCGATTCGATCCTCTTCGAAGGGGTCGATATCGGCCGGCATTCACGCGTGAAACGCTGCATCATCGATAAGGGCGTGAAGGTTCCGGCCGGTGTCGAAATCGGTTACGACCTGGAACTTGATCGCCGCCGCGGTTTCACCATCAGCGACAACGGCATCGTCGTCATCGCCAAAGACGACGGCCTCGAACACATGCTGCAGCAAGGGCGAGGCTAA
- a CDS encoding amidohydrolase family protein produces the protein MPSLTRFSLALLIVCTVTAIARANPEVPAPPQSGPIALVGGTIHPVEGSVIEAGTILFDGGKIIAVGNDVKLPAKTEKIDCRGQHIYPGLFDAYTDIGLVEINSVRATADFREVGNMNPNVRALSAVNPDSELIPVTRSNGVLLALTAPRGVFVAGQSAVIQMDGWTPEQMSLKSAAGLMVHWPQPSSNPAPADPSDDPILSLPKDDAIKQLRKALNDARSYGAARQADANYPADARWESLQPVLAGELPLMVHAESLEQIQSAVAFGDEFKLKLIIVGGYDAPRCADLLKPRGIPVIVTAVYRLPRRRNDDYDAPYTLCERLRAAGVKFCISSSSRFGASTVRNLPYHAATAAAYGLPADEALKSITLYPAQILGVDDRVGSLKTGKDATLIITSGDPLETPTQVTGAYIQGRKVAWNDRHKRLFDKYQEKYKQLTP, from the coding sequence ATGCCGTCGCTAACTCGCTTCTCGCTTGCGTTACTAATCGTTTGCACGGTTACCGCGATTGCCCGCGCCAATCCCGAGGTTCCTGCGCCACCGCAAAGCGGACCAATCGCGCTCGTCGGTGGCACGATTCATCCCGTGGAAGGCTCTGTGATCGAAGCGGGGACTATTTTGTTCGATGGGGGCAAGATCATCGCAGTGGGTAACGATGTGAAACTCCCCGCCAAGACGGAAAAAATCGATTGCCGCGGACAGCATATCTATCCCGGGCTCTTTGATGCCTACACCGATATCGGGCTCGTGGAGATTAACTCCGTGCGGGCTACAGCGGACTTTCGTGAAGTCGGCAATATGAACCCGAACGTGCGGGCACTATCCGCAGTGAATCCCGATAGCGAACTGATTCCTGTCACTCGCAGCAACGGCGTACTGCTGGCGCTCACTGCACCGCGCGGAGTGTTCGTGGCCGGGCAATCGGCGGTCATTCAAATGGATGGCTGGACTCCCGAGCAAATGAGCCTCAAGTCAGCTGCCGGCCTGATGGTACATTGGCCGCAACCCTCGTCGAATCCTGCGCCCGCTGATCCGAGCGACGATCCCATCCTCAGCTTGCCCAAGGACGATGCGATCAAGCAACTTCGCAAGGCGCTGAACGATGCCCGCAGTTATGGCGCGGCGCGGCAGGCTGATGCAAACTATCCGGCCGATGCCCGCTGGGAATCGCTGCAACCCGTTCTGGCCGGAGAATTGCCCTTGATGGTCCATGCCGAGAGCCTGGAGCAAATTCAGTCCGCGGTTGCCTTTGGCGATGAGTTCAAATTGAAGCTGATTATCGTGGGCGGTTACGATGCCCCTCGCTGTGCCGATTTGCTGAAGCCGCGCGGCATTCCAGTCATCGTCACCGCCGTCTATCGTTTGCCCCGCAGACGCAACGACGATTACGACGCCCCCTACACCCTCTGCGAACGGCTGCGAGCTGCGGGGGTGAAATTCTGCATCTCCAGCAGCAGTCGATTTGGCGCGTCGACCGTGCGCAACTTGCCTTATCACGCCGCTACCGCTGCTGCCTATGGCTTGCCCGCTGACGAAGCGCTGAAATCGATCACGCTCTATCCGGCGCAGATCCTCGGCGTTGACGATCGCGTTGGTTCCTTAAAAACCGGCAAAGACGCCACGCTCATCATCACCAGTGGTGACCCACTCGAAACACCCACGCAGGTCACCGGTGCCTATATCCAAGGTCGCAAGGTCGCCTGGAACGACCGCCACAAACGGCTGTTCGACAAGTATCAAGAGAAATACAAACAGCTGACCCCGTAG
- a CDS encoding endonuclease/exonuclease/phosphatase family protein, giving the protein MLRMSCCSIAVLALVCSVLVGTAAADPIPEQVVVCSWNTEWLFDNYSGDNPSDLGKKMTAPTRPDWDWKLAGVEKVVREIKPTILALQEIENKRVLFYLTQRFKNEPELKFRTAFVEGEDFFTEQDVGLLALSGLTNFGRWDMSKEQFEDKRHMSVAKHMFATFAWGTGDDRETLTVVNMHLRARGEVAHLRVRQANLIRAWVNDLIKKGENVILLGDMNSDEFAAETTPEGDIGTMRGLNTPEQDDDLFDTLVDLKDKQRHTHLNGQQYDRILLSKGLTEDDPKRKDLCFKSVAIRHDLVIRGKEQDKDHMDIFWTIPEAERDVSDHYPLVVTLDYK; this is encoded by the coding sequence ATGTTGCGGATGTCCTGCTGTTCGATTGCCGTTCTCGCTCTGGTTTGCAGCGTGCTTGTTGGCACCGCCGCAGCTGATCCGATTCCCGAGCAAGTGGTGGTTTGCTCGTGGAACACCGAGTGGCTGTTCGATAATTATTCGGGAGATAACCCCTCGGATCTCGGTAAGAAGATGACGGCACCTACGCGCCCCGATTGGGACTGGAAACTCGCGGGTGTCGAGAAAGTCGTCCGCGAAATCAAGCCGACGATCCTCGCGCTGCAAGAGATCGAAAATAAGCGCGTCCTCTTCTATCTGACGCAGCGATTCAAGAATGAACCCGAACTGAAGTTCCGCACGGCCTTTGTCGAAGGGGAAGATTTCTTCACCGAGCAGGACGTCGGTCTGCTCGCGCTCAGTGGCTTAACGAACTTTGGCCGGTGGGACATGTCGAAGGAACAGTTCGAAGACAAGCGACATATGAGCGTGGCCAAGCACATGTTTGCGACCTTCGCCTGGGGAACCGGCGACGACCGCGAAACGTTGACGGTCGTCAACATGCACTTGCGCGCCCGTGGCGAAGTGGCCCACCTTCGCGTGCGTCAAGCGAACCTGATTCGTGCCTGGGTCAACGATCTGATCAAGAAGGGCGAGAACGTGATTCTCCTTGGCGATATGAACTCGGACGAGTTTGCAGCCGAGACCACACCCGAAGGGGATATTGGTACGATGCGCGGCTTGAACACGCCGGAGCAGGACGATGACCTGTTCGATACTCTGGTCGATCTCAAGGATAAGCAGCGCCATACGCACCTCAACGGTCAGCAATACGACCGCATCCTGCTGAGCAAGGGCCTGACGGAAGACGATCCGAAGCGGAAAGACCTCTGCTTCAAGTCGGTTGCCATCCGTCACGACCTGGTCATCCGCGGCAAGGAACAGGACAAAGATCACATGGACATCTTCTGGACCATTCCCGAAGCCGAGCGCGACGTCAGCGATCACTACCCGCTCGTCGTCACGCTCGATTACAAGTAA